A stretch of DNA from Streptomyces gobiensis:
AGGACGGTCTGCTGCGGCACGATGTTCCATACGGCTCGTGACCGTAGCCAGCCGGTGGCCAGCCAGCGCTCCTGGGTGGCGCCGAGCATCGTACGGGAGGGGTCCTGGGACTCCTCACCGGGCACCTTCCAGCCATCGCCGTTCGCCTGGTCGTCGCGGTACTGGCGGCCGTCGAGGATGTCGAGCTGGGCGAGGCGTCCGTAGTGCAGCCGCCGGTAGAGCTGGAGGTCGGGGCCGTCGGGCCGCTGGGGCCGGCGCAGCGGCATGTTCTCGTAGTACGCGCGGTAGGCGGCGGCCCGCCGGATCAGGAACTCCTCCGGCGGGTCGGCGTCCTGGGAGGTGTCCGTCGCGTAGTTGTTGTCCACCTCGTGGTCGTCCCAGGTGGTGATCCATGGGTGGGCGGCGTGTGCGGCCTGGAGGTCAGGGTCGCTGCGGTAGAGCGAGTAGCGCAGCCGGTAGTCGTCGAGGGTGACCGTCTCCCGGTTGAAGTGGCCGGGCAGGACACGGTCGGTGTACTGACGGGCGCCACCGGCCGAGTCGATGGGGGACTCGTAGATGTAATCGCCCAGATGGATGACGAGGTCGATGTCCGGTTCCGCGGCGAGGTGCCGGTAGGCGGTGAAGTAGCCGTGGTCATAGCGCTGGCAGGACGCGAAGGCCAGCCGCATCGACTCGGGGACGGCGTCCTGGGCGGGCGCGGTACGGGTGCGTCCGGTGGGGCTGGTCCAGCCACCGGCCCGGAAGCGGTACCAGTAGCTGGTGGCCGCCTCAAGCCCCTCGGCCTCGATATGCACGGCATGGTGGAACTCGGGGTGGGCGATGGCCTCACCGCTGGCGGCTGTCCTTGTGAATCCCCTGTCGTGGGCGAGCTCCCATGTGACGGTGATGGGCCGGCCCGGCAGTCCGCTGTCGGCCCGGTACGGCTTGGGGGCCAGCCGGGTCCACAGGACAACCGAGTCGGGCAGCGGGTCGCCGGACGCGACGCCCAGGGTGAACGGATCCTCATCGAGGCGCGGGGGCTTGTGGGTTGGTCCAGCGTGGGCGGTGTCGGGCAGGTTCGTGCCGAAGGCCAGCGCGGCCGCGGCACCGGTGACGGTCAGAAATCTGCGTCGGACCACATGACGGGCGGCGGCGCGGTGTTCGATGTCTGCGCTCCTGGTGTACGTCATGCGTCTGAGTGCAGTGGGCCGGAGCGGCGGAGAGTTGGCACGTCCGCGTCACCCGAGTGGCGGTCTGATGGCGGTCCGTCGCCGTACAGGCGTCGCGTAGCCTTCGCCCATGACGCCAG
This window harbors:
- a CDS encoding alkaline phosphatase D family protein, translated to MTYTRSADIEHRAAARHVVRRRFLTVTGAAAALAFGTNLPDTAHAGPTHKPPRLDEDPFTLGVASGDPLPDSVVLWTRLAPKPYRADSGLPGRPITVTWELAHDRGFTRTAASGEAIAHPEFHHAVHIEAEGLEAATSYWYRFRAGGWTSPTGRTRTAPAQDAVPESMRLAFASCQRYDHGYFTAYRHLAAEPDIDLVIHLGDYIYESPIDSAGGARQYTDRVLPGHFNRETVTLDDYRLRYSLYRSDPDLQAAHAAHPWITTWDDHEVDNNYATDTSQDADPPEEFLIRRAAAYRAYYENMPLRRPQRPDGPDLQLYRRLHYGRLAQLDILDGRQYRDDQANGDGWKVPGEESQDPSRTMLGATQERWLATGWLRSRAVWNIVPQQTVLSRRHSRLEGPFPVSMDAWDGYPAARGRLLAAAETARIANLVVLSGDVHVHYGLDIKADFDDTDSRTLGVELVTTSVSSGGDGAERPANWDTLMKANPHLKFYNGQRGYVLLTLNEERLRADYRTVRQVTTPGAPLTTAASFVSEAGDPGLKPA